The Leptospira stimsonii nucleotide sequence TGTTATCTTCGTTCTTTGGTTCAAAAGAGTTCGATTTTCCTTCGATCGATGGTTCGTCTTTTTCTTGTTAACCTTGAGTTGTCTTCATTTCGCCCATATCTTAAGAAGAGATTTTGGCAGATCCTATTTTGTTTTCGTTTTTTTATTCTTTATTTTTAAAATTTCAGAAGAATCGCGATGGTTGTTCGATCTTTTTTTCGGTCCGGAAGGACGGATCTTAAAACGCTCCACTTTTGTTTCTTTGCTTTTTTATTCCGGATTCAGTTCTTTCGGATTTACAAAGCCGAAAAGGAACCGATAAATCCCGCGATCGAATCCTGACGATTCGGATGGTTGAAGGTTTTGATCGCCCTTGTATTTTCGATTTTGATCTATCAAACTATATTTTTTTTTGGAATGAGTTTGCGGATTCTTATTCCGAAAGAATTTTGCCTCCGATTCGAGGATACGATATTCTAATCTTTACGATTCTTTTTTCGCTCTTTGGAGTTCGCCCGAGTATGATTCATTCTGCGTGGCTTCTCGGACAGAATGATTCTGATTCGATCGTGAAAAAGAGGAAATACGAATGATCGGGTTTGGAGTTCGAAAAATGAAACGAATACGCCATCGCTGTGAAAGAACATAAGGATCAAAAAAAGCCGGATCGGAACAGTGAATTCTCCCTGGACCGATCGGCCGAAGAATTGAACATTCCAAGAGCTCGTATCACGCAGGTTTTAAACGAGGTTCTGGGAACGAATTTCTACAATTTTGTAAACGAATCTAGAGTTCGTGAATTCATTCGTCTTTCGGATTCTTCTCCGGAAGAAAGAACTTTCCGTTTTGCACTTGGCTATCGAAGCCGGTTTTATTCCAAATCCACCTTCAACCCGTCCTTCAAGAGAATCGTGGGATCGACTCCTTCCCTTTATATCTCCGAAAAAAGGCAAAAAAATGAGTCTTAGCCGATTGGTTCGGTCGACGATTTTCGTCCACTGGGTTATACTCAAGTGCCATAAAATCAAGCGCCCGAAGATGTCTTGAGAAAAGGAGAAAATATGATTCAAAAAACGATTCTTATACTTATGATCGGCCTTTCCGTTTTACTTTGTAAAAAGGACGAGAAAAACGACGATCTTACGATTGCGACCTTGGGATTTATCGCGGCGACCGGATTTTGTAACGGAACGCTTGCTACGACCGGAACCGGAGTTTCCAAGGCGACCGCGACGATCGATTCTTCTTCCGGTTGTGTGACGGGTGTTACGACTTGTATGGACTCGGCTCTTCCTTCTTGGATCAAAGACAATTTTAAATGTTCTACGGCTTATGTTTCCGGGAGTTCCTACGTTTTTAAATCGCAGAACGTTCCGAATACGAAGAGTTACTACTACGGTTCCACGTCTCCCCTGTTCGAAGCTCTTCCGGGAGGTAATACTCCTGCGGGGAACAATTCTATCTCCAGTCAAAAATTAGTTTATGCGATTCCTTCCACTCCTACGAAAGGAACCGGAACCGTGAGCACTCAAGGCGGACTCGTATCCATCGGTATCACCGTAAACGGTCTTGCGATTTTCAACAACGCGGCGGCTCCTCCGGATACTCTTGCGGTCGAAGCGATGACCTTTGACAACTTCGGCGGTCACCCTCAAAACCAAGGTGTTTATCATCATCACGCGGCGGTAACAAAAGTCAGCAATAACGATGCGAATTTGATCGGAATCATTTTGGACGGTTATGCGATTTACGGTGAAAAGTGCGACAATGGAACCGCGGCAACCGGCGACGATTTTACGCCAACATTAGATTCTTTGCATGGACATACCGCGGCTACGGTTCACTTTTCGACTCCTACCTATCACTACC carries:
- a CDS encoding helix-turn-helix domain-containing protein — encoded protein: MKEHKDQKKPDRNSEFSLDRSAEELNIPRARITQVLNEVLGTNFYNFVNESRVREFIRLSDSSPEERTFRFALGYRSRFYSKSTFNPSFKRIVGSTPSLYISEKRQKNES
- a CDS encoding YHYH protein, translated to MIQKTILILMIGLSVLLCKKDEKNDDLTIATLGFIAATGFCNGTLATTGTGVSKATATIDSSSGCVTGVTTCMDSALPSWIKDNFKCSTAYVSGSSYVFKSQNVPNTKSYYYGSTSPLFEALPGGNTPAGNNSISSQKLVYAIPSTPTKGTGTVSTQGGLVSIGITVNGLAIFNNAAAPPDTLAVEAMTFDNFGGHPQNQGVYHHHAAVTKVSNNDANLIGIILDGYAIYGEKCDNGTAATGDDFTPTLDSLHGHTAATVHFSTPTYHYHYVLDATATIKTLMGSYFYGTIGSVSN